A genomic window from Mustela erminea isolate mMusErm1 chromosome 16, mMusErm1.Pri, whole genome shotgun sequence includes:
- the LOC116574871 gene encoding zinc finger protein 252-like isoform X2: MSKTEGKLKNCWRKSAEEGFKKSFSEKNSSGPVTLTHMKTPIRREGQKSSSVEVNCTADPNPFGFHRASRGKNLHQNVPCMDDYQQSQDLTNRQCFSPEERACQTDVCVKMPRQSSVLSENQRVNNPEESFEYNEYGKPFSLSRTLSQHQRSHAGEKPCECDGCGKISQHCSVLSQHQRVHCGEKRHTCAECGKSSRDHSYFIQHHNTHIGERPYECSECGKAFSVRSSYSQHLKIHTGQKPHECHQCGKAFSHSSNLIHHQRIHSGEKPYKCKECGKAFSRHSHFLQHERTHSGEKPYNCTECGKAFSARLSLIQHQRTHTGEKPYECIECGKSFSLNRTLTVHQRIHTGEKPYKCNECGKSFSQRSQVIQHKRIHTGEKPYVCNECGKSFSARLSLIQHQRIHTGEKPYGCSECGKTFSQKGHLIQHQRIHTGEKPYECNECGKAFSQSFNLIHHQRTHNGEKPYECNECDKAFSVLSSLVQHQRVHNGEKPYECHKCGKAFSQGSHLIQHARSHTGEKPYECNKCGKTFGQISTLIKHERTHNGEKPYECDDCGKAFSQSAHLVRHRRIHTGENPYKCSDCGKAFNVRSSLVQHHRIHTGEKPYECEKCGKAFSQQSQFIQHQRIHTGEKPYMCNECEKAFSARLSLIQHKRIHTGEKPYKCTECGKSFRQSSHLIRHQRVHSGEHSYVCNECGKTFSQRVTLTSHEKIHTGEQAYECIKSVDLFSAQAAFIQHHKVHSGE; the protein is encoded by the coding sequence ATGAGTAAAACTGAGGGAAAATTAAAGAACTGCTGGAGAAAATCTGCAGAGGAAGGGTTTAAGAAATCCTTCTCCGAGAAGAACAGTTCTGGGCCAGTGACATTGACACATATGAAAACCCCAATTAGAAGGGAAGGCCAGAAATCCAGTTCTGTGGAGGTAAACTGCACTGCAGACCCAAACCCGTTTGGATTTCATAGAGCATCTAGAGGGAAGAATCTCCACCAGAATGTGCCGTGTATGGATGACTATCAGCAAAGCCAGGACCTCACTAATCGCCAGTGTTTCTCCCCAGAAGAAAGAGCCTGTCAGACAGATGTGTGTGTGAAAATGCCCAGGCAGAGTTCAGTTCTTAGTGAGAATCAGAGGGTTAACAATCCAGAAGAATCCTTTGAGTATAATGAGTATGGGAAACCTTTCAGCCTGAGTAGAACTCTTTCTCAGCATCAGAGAAGTCATGCTGGAGAGAAGCCCTGTGAGTGTGATGGGTGTGGAAAAATTTCTCAGCACTGCTCTGTCCTAAGCCAACATCAGAGAGTTCACTGTGGAGAGAAGCGCCATACCTGTGCTGAGTGTGGCAAATCTTCCAGGGATCATTCCTATTTCATTCAGCACCATAACACTCACATTGGAGAAAGACCTTatgagtgcagtgaatgtgggaaagctttcagtGTACGTTCATCTTACAGTCAACATCTTAAAATTCATACTGGGCAGAAACCTCATGAGTGTCAtcaatgtggaaaagcctttagTCATAGCTCTAACCTGATTcatcatcagagaattcatagtGGAGAGAAACCGTACAagtgtaaggaatgtgggaaggcttTCAGTAGACACTCTCACTTCCTTCAGCATGAGCGAACTCattctggagagaaaccttataacTGTACTGAATGTGGCAAAGCCTTCAGTGCACGATTATCTCTCATTCAgcatcagagaactcacacaggagaaAAACCCTATGAATGCATTGAATGTGGGAAGTCCTTTAGCTTGAACCGAACCCTTACTgttcatcagagaattcacactggagagaaaccctataagTGTAACGAATGTGGAAAATCCTTCAGTCAGCGGTCCCAAGTCATTCAGCAcaagagaattcatactggagagaagcctTATGTCTGCAATGAGTGTGGAAAATCATTCAGTGCTCGCCTGTCCCTCATCcagcatcagagaattcacactggagaaaaaccttaTGGATGCAGTGAGTGTGGGAAAACCTTCAGTCAGAAGGGACATCTTATTCAGCATCAGcgaattcacactggagagaaaccctatgagtgTAATGagtgtggaaaagctttcagtcagAGTTTTAATCTTATTCATCATCAAAGGACACACAATGGTgagaagccctatgaatgtaatGAGTGTGATAAAGCCTTCAGTGTGCTCTCTTCCCTTGTTCAACATCAGAGAGTCCATAATGGTGAGAAGCCCTATGAGTGTCAcaagtgtgggaaagcctttagcCAGGGCTCACACCTCATTCAGCACGCGAGGAGCCACACCGGGGAGAAACCCTACGAATGTAACAAGTGTGGGAAAACCTTTGGGCAGATATCCACCCTAATTAAGCATGAGAGAACACACaatggagagaaaccctatgagtgTGATgactgtgggaaagccttcagccaGAGTGCACACCTTGTCCGCCATCGAAGGATTCACACTGGAGAGAATCCCTACAAGTGCAGTGACTGTGGGAAGGCCTTCAACGTCCGCTCCTCTCTCGTGcagcatcacagaattcatactggggAGAAGCCTTATGAATGTGAGAAGTGTGGCAAGGCCTTCAGTCAGCAGTCACAGTTTATTCAGCATCAGAGgattcacactggagagaagccctaCATGTGCAATGAATGTGAGAAAGCCTTCAGTGCACGCTTATCCCTTATCCAGCACAAGAgaattcacacaggagagaaaccttacaaatgcaCTGAATGTGGAAAGTCCTTCCGACAAAGCTCTCACCTTATTCGACATCAGAGAGTTCACAGTGGAGAGCACTCTTACGtgtgtaatgaatgtgggaaaacttTTAGTCAGAGAGTAACTCTTACTAGTCATGAGAAAATTCACACTGGAGAGCAGGCCTATGAGTGTATTAAAAGTGTGGATCTCTTTAGTGCACAGGCAGCTTTCATTCAGCACCACAAAGTTCACAGTGGAGAATAA